The following proteins are encoded in a genomic region of Desulfuromonadales bacterium:
- a CDS encoding ATP-binding cassette domain-containing protein: MNEPPAALSIEAVRKFRRAPDGRTVEILCGLSLAAPAAELTVIVGPSGGGKSTLVRLLNRLEEPDGGRILHFGEAIAGLDPLVLRRRIGLVPQKPFMFEGSVLDNLQRPFHLREEPPPAADSETLRSVLALCRLDPELLSRAARSLSLGQQQRVALARALVTGPEVLLLDEPTSALDRPTADRLAATLREVCRSRRLTILMVTHDLRLAGRVADHLAFLEGGVILEAGRPEELLNHPRTEQLRRFLAEPEAGEEEPA, encoded by the coding sequence GTGAACGAGCCGCCGGCGGCCCTGAGCATCGAGGCGGTACGCAAATTCCGCCGCGCCCCCGACGGCCGGACGGTTGAAATACTGTGCGGACTTTCCCTGGCGGCGCCGGCCGCTGAACTGACCGTCATTGTCGGTCCTTCCGGCGGCGGCAAGAGCACCCTGGTGCGCCTGCTCAACCGGCTCGAAGAGCCGGACGGCGGGCGCATCCTCCACTTCGGCGAAGCGATTGCCGGTCTCGACCCCCTCGTCCTGCGCCGCCGGATCGGCCTGGTGCCGCAGAAGCCCTTCATGTTCGAAGGGAGCGTCCTCGACAACCTGCAGCGACCTTTCCATCTGCGCGAGGAGCCGCCGCCGGCCGCCGACAGCGAAACCCTCCGGTCCGTTCTCGCCCTCTGCCGCCTCGACCCCGAACTCCTCTCCCGCGCCGCCCGCTCCCTCTCCCTGGGGCAGCAGCAGCGGGTGGCCCTGGCCCGCGCCCTGGTGACCGGCCCCGAGGTCCTCCTGCTCGACGAGCCGACCAGCGCCCTCGACCGCCCGACCGCCGACCGCCTTGCCGCTACCCTGCGCGAGGTCTGCCGCTCCCGCCGCCTCACCATCCTGATGGTGACCCACGACCTGCGCCTGGCGGGGCGGGTCGCCGACCACCTCGCCTTTCTGGAGGGGGGAGTGATTCTCGAGGCAGGTAGGCCCGAGGAACTCCTCAACCATCCCCGCACCGAGCAGCTGCGCCGTTTTCTGGCCGAGCCCGAAGCCGGCGAAGAGGAGCCGGCATGA
- the fetB gene encoding iron export ABC transporter permease subunit FetB: protein MNARAIIDLSLPDLALVYGLILLVAALARLRGIGQERDLLWSSLRMVVQLLAVGYVLHFVFTLESAAPVLLILAVMTAFSVQAVADRVKHRMPRFYRIVGSSILVGCGGATFFFCNAVIGLDPWYDPRYLIPLAGMIIGNSMTGAALAAERLAAEMRERREEIETALCLGATARAASREAVRSAYRAALIPSINAMAAMGLVFLPGMMTGQILSGTEPITAVKYQIAVMCVITGSVAVTSFLILLQGYRAYFTPAHQFREEG from the coding sequence ATGAACGCCAGGGCGATCATCGACCTCAGCCTCCCCGATCTGGCCCTCGTCTATGGCCTGATCCTGCTGGTGGCGGCCCTGGCCCGCCTGCGCGGCATCGGCCAGGAACGCGATCTGCTCTGGTCCTCCCTGCGCATGGTGGTGCAGCTGCTGGCGGTCGGCTACGTCCTGCATTTCGTCTTCACCCTGGAGAGCGCCGCCCCGGTCCTGCTCATTCTCGCCGTGATGACCGCCTTCTCGGTGCAGGCGGTGGCGGATCGGGTCAAGCACCGCATGCCCCGCTTCTACCGCATCGTCGGCAGCTCCATCCTGGTCGGCTGCGGCGGCGCCACCTTCTTCTTCTGCAACGCCGTCATCGGCCTCGACCCCTGGTACGACCCCCGCTACCTGATCCCGCTGGCTGGAATGATCATCGGCAACTCGATGACCGGCGCGGCACTGGCCGCCGAGCGCCTCGCCGCAGAAATGCGCGAGCGGCGCGAGGAGATCGAAACGGCGCTCTGTCTCGGCGCCACCGCCCGGGCCGCCAGCCGCGAGGCGGTGCGCAGCGCCTACCGCGCCGCCCTCATCCCCTCGATCAACGCCATGGCGGCGATGGGGCTGGTCTTCCTCCCCGGCATGATGACCGGTCAGATTCTCTCCGGCACCGAGCCGATCACCGCCGTCAAGTACCAGATTGCCGTCATGTGCGTCATCACCGGCAGCGTCGCCGTGACTTCCTTCCTCATCCTGCTGCAGGGGTACCGGGCCTATTTCACCCCGGCGCACCAGTTCAGGGAGGAGGGATGA